One part of the Candida albicans SC5314 chromosome R, complete sequence genome encodes these proteins:
- the INO1 gene encoding inositol-3-phosphate synthase (Inositol-1-phosphate synthase; antigenic in human; repressed by farnesol in biofilm or by caspofungin; upstream inositol/choline regulatory element; glycosylation predicted; rat catheter, flow model induced; Spider biofilm repressed) produces the protein MSTPIEFKSSNSVTKDDHLYTKFTYENSVVEKDANGKFIVTPTASDYEFKVDLKVPKVGLLLVGIGGNNGTTLLGATLANKHNISFENKEGVVKPNYYGSVTQASTVKIGVDKETGEDVYVPFNSIVPMVNPNDLVVDGWDISGLPLDQAMKRAKVLDVTLQKQLYPYLENKKPLESIYYPDFIALNQSERANNVFNQVNGEVKTDNKWADVEKIRKDIRDFKAKNELDKVIILWTANTERYADVLPNVNDTADNLIKSIKESHEEIAPSTVFAVASILEKVPYINGSPQNTFVPGVIELAEKYDSFIGGDDFKSGQTKIKSVLAQFLVDAGIKPLSIASYNHLGNNDGYNLSSPKQFRSKEISKQSVVDDIIESNELLYNKESGDKVDHCIVIKYLPAVGDSKVAMDEYYSELMLGGHNKISIHNVCEDSLLATPLIIDLVVATEFATRVQVKGPGKSDYDELYPVASLLSYWLKAPLARPGFKPINGLNKQRQQLVNLLSVLVGLPIDNELRFERILK, from the coding sequence ATGTCCACaccaattgaattcaaatcGTCCAATTCTGTCACTAAGGACGATCATTTATATACCAAATTTACTTATGAAAACtctgttgttgaaaaagatgCTAATGGTAAATTCATCGTTACACCAACTGCTAGTGACTATGAATTCAAAGTTGATTTAAAAGTCCCTAAGGTTGGTTTATTGTTAGTCGGTATTGGCGGTAACAACGGTACTACATTGTTAGGTGCCACATTAGCAAACAAACacaatatttcttttgaaaacaaagaagGTGTTGTTAAACCAAATTACTATGGTTCTGTTACTCAAGCATCCACTGTCAAAATCGGTGTTGATAAAGAAACTGGTGAGGATGTTTACGTTCCATTTAACTCCATTGTTCCAATGGTTAACCCAAATGATTTGGTTGTTGATGGTTGGGATATTAGTGGTTTGCCATTAGACCAAGCAATGAAGAGAGCTAAAGTCTTGGATGTTACTTTACAAAAGCAGTTGTATCCATACTTGGAGAACAAGAAACCTTTGGAATCAATCTACTACCCTGATTTCATTGCTTTGAACCAAAGTGAACGTGCCAACAATGTTTTTAACCAAGTCAATGGTGAAGTTAAAACTGATAATAAATGGGCCGACgttgaaaaaatcagaAAAGATATCAGAGATTTCAAGGCCAAAAACGAATTAGATAaagttattattttatggACTGCTAATACTGAAAGATATGCTGATGTTTTGCCAAATGTCAATGACACTGCTGACAACTTGATCAAGAGTATTAAAGAATCACACGAAGAAATTGCTCCAAGTACTGTCTTTGCCGTTGCTTCTATCTTGGAAAAAGTTCCATATATTAATGGTTCACCACAAAACACATTTGTTCCCGGTGTTATTGAGTTAGCTGAAAAATACGACTCATTcattggtggtgatgatttCAAGTCAGgtcaaacaaaaattaaatcagTGTTAGCTCAATTCTTGGTCGATGCTGGTATCAAACCACTTTCTATTGCTTCTTATAATCACTTGGGTAACAATGACGGTTACAATTTATCATCACCAAAACAATTTAGATCTAAGGAAATTTCCAAACAatctgttgttgatgatattattgaatcCAACGAATTATTGTACAACAAGGAATCTGGTGACAAAGTTGATCACTGTATCGTCATTAAATACTTGCCAGCTGTTGGTGATTCTAAAGTTGCCATGGATGAATACTATTCAGAATTAATGTTGGGTGGTCACAACAAAATAAGTATTCACAATGTTTGTGAAGATTCATTGCTTGCTACACCATTGATTATTGACTTGGTGGTGGCTACTGAATTTGCAACTAGAGTTCAAGTCAAAGGTCCTGGTAAATCTGATTATGATGAATTGTATCCTGTTGCTAGTTTATTGTCTTACTGGCTCAAGGCTCCATTAGCAAGACCAGGATTCAAACCTATCAACGGATTAAACAAACAACGTCAACAATTAGTCAACTTGCTTTCAGTGTTGGTTGGTTTACCAATTGACAACGAATTaagatttgaaagaattCTCAAATAA